From the genome of Haloterrigena sp. KLK7, one region includes:
- a CDS encoding WbqC family protein: MNQTVAAYQPRYFPRLHYLARVQQADVFVIYDDIEFSRCSRQHRALIDYDDRNWLTVPVRHTSTDVRIDEARIDMSSPWPVRHIETLRGKYGAAADEWRPTYERLCVSPVAVETLRERRDEVARHVGTELVDECLRLDDELCTRRQELRLRDLRERKNRLARQIADRKRTDPNADVAALIARSETVKEELAAAETACRRLRTQRNQLLVDIGASLDDEADFERLSMARLWELEGVAPGELMADVRLVDLTISILLELFDRFDIESSVVRSSELPVAHPGDPSEYLARLTDHLGGDRYLTGEVGYENYLDETPFHERDQEVVVQDWSPTWRDGNVCALDVIYEAEDPSAYLNC, from the coding sequence ATGAACCAGACCGTCGCGGCGTACCAACCACGGTATTTCCCGCGACTTCACTACCTCGCTCGCGTACAGCAAGCGGACGTCTTCGTTATCTACGACGATATCGAATTTTCCCGGTGTTCCCGTCAGCACAGAGCCCTGATCGATTACGACGACCGAAACTGGCTCACGGTCCCGGTTCGCCACACCAGTACCGACGTCCGTATCGACGAAGCGCGGATCGACATGTCTTCACCGTGGCCCGTCCGACACATCGAGACGCTTCGCGGGAAGTACGGTGCCGCGGCCGATGAGTGGCGACCGACTTACGAACGCCTCTGTGTGAGTCCCGTCGCCGTCGAGACGCTCAGAGAACGACGGGACGAGGTGGCTCGTCACGTCGGGACGGAACTCGTCGACGAGTGTCTCCGGTTAGACGACGAGTTGTGCACCCGCCGGCAGGAGTTGCGGTTACGAGACCTTCGAGAGCGGAAGAACCGCCTCGCACGGCAGATCGCCGACCGAAAGCGGACGGATCCGAACGCCGACGTCGCCGCTCTCATCGCTCGATCCGAAACCGTCAAGGAAGAGCTCGCCGCTGCGGAGACCGCTTGTCGCCGTCTCCGAACGCAGCGCAATCAGCTGCTGGTCGATATCGGCGCGTCTCTCGACGACGAGGCGGATTTCGAGCGCCTCTCGATGGCTCGGCTGTGGGAACTCGAGGGCGTCGCACCCGGCGAACTGATGGCCGACGTCAGACTGGTCGACCTCACGATCTCGATCCTCCTCGAGCTGTTCGATCGGTTCGACATCGAGTCGTCGGTGGTCCGCTCGAGCGAGCTCCCGGTCGCGCATCCCGGCGATCCGTCCGAGTACCTGGCTCGCCTCACGGACCACCTCGGCGGCGATCGGTATCTCACCGGCGAGGTCGGGTACGAGAACTACCTCGACGAAACGCCGTTCCACGAGCGAGATCAGGAGGTGGTCGTCCAGGACTGGTCGCCGACCTGGAGGGACGGGAACGTCTGTGCGCTCGACGTCATCTACGAGGCCGAGGATCCGAGCGCGTACCTGAACTGCTAA
- a CDS encoding PIG-L family deacetylase, with amino-acid sequence MAAHPDDEVIGVGGTLAKHVAEGDDVEVLMLNDGVMARYEAETSAARARRDDRRERARAVADSLGFEDVTVLDYWGNQLDDEALIDVVRDVESKLDSFEPHVIYTHYYGDLNIDHQIAARAVRTAARPLAGSTVDRILSFESLSSTEWAMPTADTAFQPTVFVDIDEHFDRKMDALSIYEDELRERPHPRSRRSIRNNNQLWGEKVGLYAAEPFELIMERRR; translated from the coding sequence GTGGCAGCACATCCGGACGACGAAGTGATCGGGGTCGGTGGGACCCTCGCGAAACACGTCGCCGAAGGCGACGACGTCGAGGTACTGATGCTCAACGACGGTGTGATGGCCCGGTACGAGGCGGAGACGTCCGCCGCTCGAGCGCGCCGCGACGACCGCCGGGAGCGGGCGCGGGCCGTCGCCGACTCGCTCGGCTTCGAGGACGTCACCGTACTCGATTACTGGGGGAATCAGCTCGACGACGAGGCGCTCATCGACGTCGTCCGCGACGTCGAGTCGAAACTCGACTCGTTCGAACCGCACGTGATCTACACGCACTACTACGGCGACCTCAACATCGATCATCAGATCGCCGCGCGCGCCGTCCGGACGGCCGCCCGACCGCTCGCCGGGTCGACCGTCGATCGGATCCTCTCGTTCGAGTCGCTGTCGTCGACCGAGTGGGCGATGCCGACCGCGGATACCGCGTTCCAGCCGACCGTGTTCGTCGACATCGACGAGCATTTCGACCGGAAGATGGACGCGCTTTCGATCTACGAGGACGAACTCAGAGAGCGTCCCCATCCCCGTAGCAGGCGAAGCATCCGGAACAACAACCAGCTGTGGGGGGAAAAGGTCGGCCTCTACGCCGCCGAACCGTTCGAGCTGATCATGGAACGTCGCCGGTAG